Proteins found in one Herbiconiux sp. A18JL235 genomic segment:
- the murD gene encoding UDP-N-acetylmuramoyl-L-alanine--D-glutamate ligase gives MTRTLDDLTSWHADWTGLRVAVLGLGVTGFSVADTLTELGASVLVVAASAKKEYADLVPVIGARLELAPAGEVPDALVAHDPDLVVASPGYHPDDALLVWAEGQGVPVWGDVELAWRLRDKVVRADGRPADWIAVTGTNGKTTTVQLTASMILAAGHRVAPCGNIGIPVLDAIRDPEGFDVLVVELSSYQLHSTSSMSPYSAVVLNVADDHLDWHGSFEAYAAAKAKVYTNTQVACVYNKADELTMRMVEEADVVEGARAIGFDLGTPGPSDFGVVDGILVDRAFHEGRRDSALEIATVDELALRGLAAPHTVADVLAAAALARSYGVSIEAIREALAGFSLDRHRIEHVVTAGGVTWVDDSKATNPHAAAASIKAYPSIVWVVGGLLKGVDIDPLVRDSVGGESSRVKAVVVIGVERGEVVEAIRRHAPDMPLFEVDHDETSDVMASAVALAAAAASPGDVVLLAPAAASMDQFRDYADRGNRFARAVRSHLGGTDGDEPPATVRP, from the coding sequence GTGACCCGCACGCTCGACGACCTCACCAGCTGGCACGCCGACTGGACGGGTCTGCGGGTCGCCGTGCTCGGCCTCGGCGTCACCGGGTTCTCGGTCGCCGACACGCTCACGGAGCTCGGCGCATCCGTTCTCGTCGTCGCCGCCTCGGCGAAGAAGGAGTACGCCGACCTGGTGCCGGTGATCGGCGCCCGGCTCGAGCTGGCTCCCGCGGGCGAGGTTCCGGATGCGCTGGTCGCCCACGACCCCGACCTCGTCGTCGCCTCGCCCGGCTACCATCCCGACGATGCGCTGCTGGTCTGGGCGGAGGGGCAGGGCGTCCCGGTGTGGGGCGATGTGGAGCTCGCCTGGCGACTGCGCGACAAGGTGGTGCGGGCCGACGGCAGGCCCGCGGACTGGATCGCGGTCACCGGCACGAACGGCAAGACCACGACGGTGCAGCTCACCGCCTCGATGATCCTCGCGGCCGGCCACCGGGTGGCGCCCTGCGGCAACATCGGCATCCCCGTGCTCGACGCGATCCGCGACCCCGAGGGCTTCGACGTGCTCGTGGTCGAGCTGTCGAGCTACCAGCTGCATTCCACCTCGAGCATGTCGCCCTACTCGGCGGTGGTGCTGAACGTCGCCGACGACCACCTCGACTGGCACGGCTCGTTCGAGGCCTACGCGGCGGCCAAGGCGAAGGTGTACACGAACACGCAGGTGGCCTGCGTGTACAACAAGGCCGACGAGCTCACGATGCGCATGGTCGAGGAGGCCGACGTCGTCGAAGGTGCGCGCGCCATCGGTTTCGACCTCGGCACCCCCGGCCCCAGCGACTTCGGCGTGGTCGACGGCATCCTCGTCGATCGCGCCTTCCACGAGGGCCGGCGCGACTCGGCGCTCGAGATCGCGACGGTCGACGAGCTCGCACTGCGCGGGCTCGCCGCGCCGCACACGGTCGCCGACGTGCTCGCCGCGGCGGCGCTCGCCCGCAGCTACGGCGTGTCGATCGAGGCCATCCGTGAAGCCCTCGCCGGTTTCTCCCTCGACCGGCACCGCATCGAGCACGTCGTGACGGCCGGAGGAGTGACCTGGGTCGACGACTCGAAGGCCACCAACCCGCACGCGGCAGCCGCATCCATCAAGGCGTACCCTTCGATCGTGTGGGTGGTCGGGGGCCTGCTGAAGGGCGTCGACATCGACCCCCTGGTGCGGGATTCGGTCGGCGGCGAGAGCTCGCGCGTGAAGGCGGTCGTGGTGATCGGGGTGGAGCGCGGCGAGGTGGTCGAGGCCATCCGGCGACACGCGCCGGACATGCCGCTGTTCGAGGTCGACCACGATGAGACTAGTGACGTGATGGCCTCCGCGGTCGCCCTGGCGGCGGCGGCGGCCTCGCCTGGAGACGTCGTGCTGCTCGCCCCGGCGGCGGCATCGATGGACCAGTTCCGAGACTACGCCGACCGCGGCAACCGCTTCGCCCGGGCGGTCCGCAGCCACCTGGGAGGTACCGACGGTGACGAGCCTCCCGCGACAGTTCGCCCCTAG
- a CDS encoding FtsQ-type POTRA domain-containing protein → MREPSATPRTPAVTPRQKSAAPRPKTGEREARRPSSESGPWWAGVRSSRDDAAAGGGRVDSDATAPLDRPARTETPGRPFPEVPRSTTAGAERARRKAAAAGVDTSAPARTGASARRELRRATRERRRYERAEAKRFTQRSRRRRLAWTVVGASVAGLVLLVLLVAYSPLLAVRTVVVEGTSRLDATAVTTALADEQGKPLALVDYGSIERDLAQFPLIASYSVEARPPNTLAVRIVERRPVAQVQTDAGFDLIDAAGVTVQQSPTRLDGFPILDLSGTTIGSPGFEAAAAVLMSLPDALLSQVSIISGSTPDSVTMTFAGAGQRVVWGDADDSDLKALILERLIATQDPSAQVEYDVSSPQSPVIR, encoded by the coding sequence GTGCGGGAGCCGTCGGCGACGCCCCGCACGCCGGCGGTGACGCCGCGCCAGAAGTCCGCTGCTCCGAGGCCGAAGACGGGTGAGCGCGAGGCGCGCCGCCCCTCCTCCGAGAGCGGGCCGTGGTGGGCCGGAGTGCGCTCCTCGCGGGACGACGCGGCGGCGGGCGGCGGGCGTGTCGACTCCGACGCGACCGCGCCCCTTGACCGCCCGGCGCGCACGGAGACCCCCGGGCGACCCTTTCCCGAGGTGCCCAGGTCGACCACCGCGGGCGCGGAGCGCGCCCGGCGCAAGGCCGCGGCCGCAGGCGTCGACACCTCCGCACCGGCGCGCACCGGTGCGTCCGCACGGCGGGAGCTGCGCCGGGCGACGAGAGAGCGCCGCCGGTACGAACGCGCCGAGGCCAAGCGCTTCACCCAGCGCAGCCGGAGACGGCGGCTCGCCTGGACGGTGGTGGGTGCATCCGTCGCCGGTCTGGTGCTGCTGGTGCTGCTCGTCGCCTACTCGCCGCTGCTCGCCGTGCGCACGGTCGTGGTGGAGGGCACCTCGCGCCTGGACGCCACGGCGGTCACGACAGCTCTCGCCGACGAACAGGGCAAGCCGCTCGCGCTCGTCGACTACGGGTCGATCGAGCGAGACCTCGCCCAGTTCCCGCTCATCGCCTCCTACTCGGTGGAGGCCAGGCCGCCGAACACGCTCGCGGTACGGATCGTGGAGCGCCGGCCGGTGGCCCAGGTGCAGACCGACGCGGGCTTCGACCTCATCGACGCCGCCGGAGTGACGGTGCAGCAGTCGCCGACGCGCCTCGACGGCTTCCCCATCCTCGATCTCTCGGGAACCACTATCGGCAGCCCCGGGTTCGAGGCTGCGGCGGCCGTGCTCATGTCGCTGCCCGACGCTCTGCTGTCGCAGGTGTCGATCATCTCGGGGTCGACCCCCGACAGCGTGACGATGACCTTCGCCGGCGCCGGTCAGCGTGTGGTGTGGGGCGACGCCGACGACTCCGACCTCAAGGCGCTCATCCTCGAGCGCCTCATCGCCACGCAAGACCCGTCGGCTCAGGTCGAGTACGACGTGTCCAGCCCGCAGAGCCCCGTCATCAGGTGA
- a CDS encoding cell division protein SepF: protein MANPLRKTMVYLGLADEELEYETPAQTAPAQTAPVAPVPHPQQNAAPAQPSGGQGRATVTPLRKSVHTPKNVAPAEMNEILTVHPKQYKDAQVIAENFREGIPVIINLSQMTDADARRLIDFAGGLSQGLYGKIERVTSKVFLLSPAHVAVSGDAGGEARAESSFFVQS, encoded by the coding sequence ATGGCCAACCCGCTTCGTAAGACCATGGTGTACCTCGGGCTCGCCGACGAGGAGCTCGAGTACGAGACGCCCGCCCAGACTGCGCCGGCTCAGACCGCGCCCGTCGCGCCCGTGCCCCACCCGCAGCAGAACGCCGCGCCCGCGCAGCCGTCTGGCGGCCAGGGCCGCGCAACGGTCACCCCGCTCCGCAAGTCCGTGCACACCCCGAAGAATGTGGCGCCCGCCGAAATGAACGAGATCCTCACGGTTCACCCGAAGCAGTACAAAGACGCCCAGGTCATCGCCGAGAACTTCCGCGAGGGCATCCCCGTCATCATCAACCTCTCCCAGATGACGGATGCCGACGCACGTCGCCTCATCGACTTCGCCGGCGGTCTCTCCCAGGGGCTCTACGGCAAGATCGAGCGCGTCACCAGCAAGGTCTTCCTGCTCAGCCCGGCTCACGTCGCCGTTTCGGGCGATGCAGGTGGAGAGGCTCGTGCAGAGTCCTCCTTCTTCGTTCAGTCATAA
- the ftsW gene encoding putative lipid II flippase FtsW produces MTSLPRQFAPSASRSADGPRAARISLGQVFTAESSNYFLLLGTTLFLVLLGLVMVLSSSSIDSYLGRQGFFGLFWKQGMFALIGIPLMLVISRLPVRVFKQWAWVAVFVAVGVQLLVFTPLGIEVGGNLNWIGIGSFNFQPSELVKLALVIWMGMILAKKEKLLGSFGHVVIPVLPVAGGAIALVLLGGDLGTVMIMGGLVFGAIFFAGIRLRMLILPVIAAALLAVPIALSSESRASRIMSFFTGMGSDYEGADWQAQHGLWALASGGVFGVGLGNSRAKWSWLPAADNDYIFAIIGEELGLVGAVVVLLLFVALAVAFVRIIRSSKDMFSKVATGAVMVWLIGQAFVNIAVVLGVLPVLGVPLPLISSGGSALLTTLAAIGIVLAIARENSRAEQVSGL; encoded by the coding sequence GTGACGAGCCTCCCGCGACAGTTCGCCCCTAGCGCGAGCCGCTCGGCCGACGGGCCGCGCGCCGCACGCATCTCGCTCGGCCAGGTGTTCACCGCGGAGTCGAGCAACTACTTCCTGCTCCTCGGCACCACGCTCTTCCTGGTGCTGCTCGGGCTCGTCATGGTGCTGTCCTCCTCGTCGATCGACTCCTACCTCGGTCGGCAGGGCTTCTTCGGCCTGTTCTGGAAGCAGGGCATGTTCGCCCTCATCGGCATCCCGCTCATGCTCGTCATCTCACGCCTCCCGGTGCGGGTGTTCAAGCAGTGGGCCTGGGTCGCGGTGTTCGTGGCGGTCGGGGTGCAGCTTCTGGTGTTCACCCCGCTCGGCATCGAGGTGGGCGGCAACCTCAACTGGATCGGCATCGGCTCGTTCAACTTCCAGCCCTCCGAGCTGGTGAAGCTCGCCCTGGTGATCTGGATGGGGATGATCCTCGCGAAGAAGGAGAAGCTGCTCGGCAGCTTCGGCCACGTCGTCATCCCCGTGCTTCCGGTGGCAGGTGGCGCGATCGCCCTGGTGCTGCTCGGCGGCGACCTCGGCACCGTCATGATCATGGGCGGCCTCGTCTTCGGTGCCATCTTCTTCGCCGGCATCCGGCTCAGGATGCTCATCCTCCCGGTCATCGCCGCCGCCCTCCTCGCGGTGCCGATCGCCCTCTCCAGCGAGAGCCGGGCCTCGCGCATCATGTCGTTCTTCACCGGCATGGGCAGCGACTACGAGGGTGCCGACTGGCAGGCCCAGCACGGCCTCTGGGCGCTCGCCAGCGGCGGGGTGTTCGGCGTGGGGCTCGGCAACTCGCGGGCGAAGTGGTCGTGGCTGCCCGCCGCCGACAACGACTACATCTTCGCCATCATCGGTGAGGAGCTCGGTCTCGTCGGCGCGGTCGTCGTGCTGCTGCTGTTCGTGGCGCTCGCCGTCGCGTTCGTGCGCATCATCCGTTCGTCGAAGGACATGTTCTCGAAGGTCGCCACGGGGGCCGTGATGGTGTGGCTGATCGGGCAGGCGTTCGTGAACATCGCCGTGGTGCTCGGCGTGCTGCCGGTGCTCGGTGTGCCGCTGCCGCTCATCTCGTCGGGAGGCTCCGCCCTGCTCACCACCCTCGCCGCCATCGGCATCGTGCTCGCCATCGCGCGCGAGAATTCGCGCGCCGAGCAGGTGTCGGGGCTGTGA
- a CDS encoding glycosyltransferase: MTTYLLAGGGTAGHVNPLLATADRLREIDPASQVIVLGTAEGLEARLVPERGYELVTVPKLPFPRRPNGAALRFPAALRRTIASVASLIRDRGVDVVVGFGGYASAPGYLGARRAAVPFIIHEGNAKPGLANRLGARYSPWVGVTFASTTLPHSTLVGMPLRAEVTALADPGARGAAAAEAAAFFGLDPARPTLLVTGGSLGARRINGTVHASAQTLVDAGWNVLHIAGDKAEVGDPGVPGYVFVNYCDRMELALAVADFAVSRAGGSTVSELAVVGIPSVLVPYPVGNGEQRFNALDLVNAGGAVLVPDAEFTPAWLDSELLPLLADSARVAAMAARSLEVGIPDASSRLAALVQRALGGTPARGA; this comes from the coding sequence GTGACCACCTACTTGCTGGCCGGCGGCGGCACCGCCGGTCACGTGAACCCCCTGCTCGCCACCGCCGACCGGCTGCGGGAGATCGACCCCGCGTCCCAGGTGATCGTGCTCGGCACCGCGGAGGGACTCGAGGCCCGGCTCGTGCCCGAGCGCGGCTACGAACTCGTCACGGTTCCGAAGCTGCCGTTCCCGCGTCGGCCGAACGGCGCCGCCCTGCGCTTCCCCGCGGCGCTGCGGCGCACGATCGCCTCGGTGGCGTCGCTCATCCGAGACCGCGGTGTCGACGTGGTCGTGGGGTTCGGCGGCTACGCGTCGGCGCCGGGGTACCTCGGTGCCCGCCGGGCCGCGGTGCCGTTCATCATCCACGAGGGCAACGCCAAGCCGGGTCTCGCGAACCGCTTGGGCGCGCGCTACTCGCCGTGGGTGGGCGTGACCTTCGCCTCGACCACCCTCCCGCACTCGACCCTCGTCGGCATGCCCTTGAGGGCCGAGGTCACCGCTCTCGCCGACCCCGGGGCCCGTGGCGCGGCAGCGGCGGAGGCGGCCGCGTTCTTCGGGCTGGATCCCGCACGGCCGACGCTGCTCGTCACCGGCGGCTCGCTCGGTGCCCGCCGCATCAACGGCACCGTCCACGCCTCGGCGCAGACGCTCGTCGACGCCGGCTGGAACGTGCTGCACATCGCCGGCGACAAGGCGGAGGTGGGCGACCCCGGCGTGCCCGGCTACGTCTTCGTGAACTACTGCGACCGCATGGAGCTCGCTCTTGCCGTGGCCGACTTCGCCGTCTCGCGCGCGGGCGGCTCGACCGTCTCCGAGCTCGCCGTCGTGGGCATCCCGTCGGTGCTCGTGCCGTACCCCGTCGGCAACGGCGAGCAGCGCTTCAACGCCCTCGACCTGGTGAACGCGGGCGGTGCGGTGCTGGTGCCCGACGCGGAGTTCACTCCCGCCTGGCTCGACAGCGAGCTGCTGCCGCTGCTCGCCGACAGCGCGCGTGTCGCTGCCATGGCCGCCCGCTCGCTCGAGGTGGGCATCCCCGACGCCTCCTCGCGACTCGCTGCGCTCGTGCAGCGTGCGTTGGGCGGGACACCCGCCCGGGGAGCGTAA
- the mraY gene encoding phospho-N-acetylmuramoyl-pentapeptide-transferase — MITLLASASLSLAFSLFLTPVFIRMFKRFAWGQFINVDTPDAHHVKRGTPTMGGIVIILAVLFGYFVSALLTGEMPSISGLLVLFLMTGLGLVGFIDDFLKVHKERSLGLSPVAKIVGQVLVGIVFALLAIQFPNAQGETPASTQISFIRDLPFDFLAWGAVVGTIAFVVWICIIVMSTSNAVNLTDGLDGLAPGSSILAIGSFVIIGFWQFNQSCASTTLDQDVLDKCYDVRDPLDLAVVAATVVGALIGFLWWNTNPAKIFLGDTGSLALGGALAALAVLARTELLLILIGGIFVIVAGQVAVQLSYFKLTKGKRIWRASPLHHHFEMKGWAEVTIVVRFWIIGGLFVAGAVGSFYLEWLSR; from the coding sequence GTGATCACCCTGCTCGCTTCGGCGTCGCTCTCGCTGGCGTTCTCGCTCTTCCTCACCCCGGTGTTCATCCGCATGTTCAAGCGGTTCGCCTGGGGCCAGTTCATCAACGTCGACACGCCGGATGCGCACCACGTCAAGCGCGGAACGCCCACCATGGGCGGCATCGTCATCATCCTCGCGGTGCTCTTCGGCTACTTCGTGTCGGCTCTGCTGACCGGGGAGATGCCCTCGATCTCGGGCCTCCTGGTGCTCTTCCTCATGACGGGGCTCGGCCTCGTCGGCTTCATCGACGACTTCCTCAAGGTGCACAAGGAGCGCAGCCTCGGCCTCAGCCCGGTGGCGAAGATCGTCGGCCAGGTGCTCGTGGGCATCGTGTTCGCCCTGCTGGCCATCCAGTTCCCGAACGCCCAGGGCGAGACGCCGGCGTCGACGCAGATCTCCTTCATCCGTGACCTGCCCTTCGACTTCCTCGCCTGGGGTGCCGTCGTCGGCACCATCGCCTTCGTGGTGTGGATCTGCATCATCGTCATGAGCACCTCGAACGCGGTGAACCTCACCGACGGCCTCGACGGTCTCGCGCCGGGATCGAGCATCCTGGCCATCGGCTCCTTCGTCATCATCGGCTTCTGGCAGTTCAACCAGAGCTGCGCCTCGACCACGCTCGATCAGGACGTGCTCGACAAGTGCTACGACGTGCGCGACCCGCTCGATCTCGCCGTGGTGGCCGCCACCGTGGTGGGCGCCCTCATCGGCTTCCTCTGGTGGAACACCAACCCCGCCAAGATCTTCCTCGGCGACACCGGGTCACTGGCCCTGGGTGGCGCACTGGCCGCCCTCGCCGTGCTGGCCCGCACCGAGCTCCTGCTCATCCTCATCGGCGGCATCTTCGTCATCGTCGCCGGCCAGGTGGCGGTGCAGCTGAGCTACTTCAAGCTCACGAAGGGCAAACGCATCTGGCGGGCCAGCCCCCTGCACCACCACTTCGAGATGAAGGGCTGGGCCGAGGTCACCATCGTCGTGCGGTTCTGGATCATCGGCGGCCTCTTCGTCGCCGGAGCCGTCGGCTCGTTCTACCTCGAGTGGCTCTCCCGGTGA
- the ftsZ gene encoding cell division protein FtsZ, whose protein sequence is MTSNQNYLAVIKVVGIGGGGVNAVNRMIELGLRGVEFIAINTDAQALLMSDADVKLDVGREITRGLGAGADPEVGRRAAEDHAEEIEEALAGADMVFVTAGEGGGTGTGGAPVVARIAKSIGALTIGVVTKPFGFEGKRRAAQAEDGVATLKNEVDTLIVVPNDRLLEISDRGISMLEAFSTADQVLLAGVQGITDLITTPGLINLDFADVKSVMQGAGSALMGIGSSRGADRAIKAAELAVASPLLEASIDGAHGVLLSIQGGSNLGIFEINDAAKLVQDAVHPEANIIFGAVIDDTLGDEVRVTVIAAGFDGGEPNPVAPPAVESRRGSFVGSAEEVDPFGRGSQASPRRDHKGAAESVDEKQAPAQSWSTPAADLGLTGAVALDPASEDDDSDLDVPDFLK, encoded by the coding sequence GTGACTTCAAACCAGAACTACCTCGCCGTGATCAAGGTCGTCGGCATCGGCGGTGGCGGCGTGAACGCCGTCAACCGCATGATCGAGCTCGGCCTCCGCGGTGTCGAGTTCATCGCCATCAACACCGACGCCCAGGCGCTGCTCATGAGCGACGCCGACGTGAAGCTCGACGTGGGCCGCGAGATCACCCGCGGGCTCGGCGCCGGCGCCGACCCCGAGGTCGGCCGTCGTGCAGCCGAAGACCACGCCGAGGAGATCGAAGAGGCCCTCGCGGGTGCCGACATGGTCTTCGTCACCGCGGGTGAGGGCGGCGGTACCGGTACCGGCGGCGCCCCCGTGGTGGCCCGCATCGCGAAATCGATCGGCGCGCTCACCATCGGTGTGGTCACGAAGCCGTTCGGGTTCGAGGGCAAGCGCCGCGCCGCGCAAGCCGAAGACGGCGTCGCCACCCTGAAGAACGAGGTCGACACCCTCATCGTGGTGCCGAACGACCGCCTGCTCGAGATCAGCGACCGCGGCATCTCGATGCTCGAGGCCTTCTCCACTGCCGACCAGGTGCTGCTCGCCGGTGTGCAGGGCATCACCGACCTCATCACCACCCCCGGCCTCATCAACCTCGACTTCGCCGACGTCAAGTCGGTCATGCAGGGTGCGGGATCCGCGCTCATGGGCATCGGCTCGAGCCGCGGCGCCGACCGCGCGATCAAGGCAGCCGAGCTCGCGGTCGCGAGCCCGCTGCTCGAGGCGTCGATCGACGGTGCCCACGGCGTGCTGCTGTCGATCCAGGGCGGTTCGAACCTCGGCATCTTCGAGATCAACGACGCGGCCAAACTCGTGCAAGACGCCGTGCACCCCGAGGCCAACATCATCTTCGGTGCCGTCATCGACGACACGCTCGGCGACGAGGTGCGGGTCACCGTCATCGCCGCAGGCTTCGACGGGGGCGAACCCAACCCGGTGGCCCCGCCCGCTGTGGAGTCCAGGCGCGGCAGCTTCGTGGGCTCGGCCGAGGAGGTCGACCCGTTCGGGCGCGGCTCGCAGGCCTCGCCCCGCCGCGACCACAAGGGCGCGGCCGAGTCGGTCGACGAGAAGCAGGCTCCGGCCCAGAGCTGGTCGACCCCCGCCGCCGATCTCGGCCTCACCGGCGCCGTCGCTCTCGACCCTGCCTCCGAAGACGACGACTCCGACCTGGACGTCCCCGACTTCCTGAAGTGA
- the murC gene encoding UDP-N-acetylmuramate--L-alanine ligase has product MIKPDLEIDIPDELGAVHFVGIGGSGMSGIARLYKAAGLTVTGSDRSDSKTAAKLRAIGIPVAVGHDAAHVGDADTIVVTSALWPDNPEYLYAREHGLTVLHRSQALAWLSNRQRLVAVAGAHGKTTSTGMVVTGLIELDAEPSFVNGGVISELGTSSAFGDGELFVLEADESDGSFLLYDTAVALITNVDPDHLDHYGSVEAVEDAFVRFADAASEFVVISSDDAGALRVSSRLSHQRVLTFGEAEGADFRVHSIETDGPVRFTVDHEGTSYPGVLRVPGRHNAVNATGALAVLVGLGFAPDAALAAIGAFGGTGRRFELHGTVAGVSVYDDYAHHPTEVDAALTAARTVVGEGRIIAVHQPHLYSRTKLMAGEFAETLERTADFTIVLEVCGAREDPIEGVTGELVSSRFDDPSKVAYIDDWQRAADYLAEIARPGDFAVTLGCGDVNLIVPQLLESLEQVEGRSETSDAPVGAE; this is encoded by the coding sequence GTGATCAAACCCGACCTCGAGATCGACATCCCCGACGAGCTGGGGGCCGTGCACTTCGTGGGCATCGGCGGTTCGGGCATGAGCGGCATCGCACGGCTCTACAAGGCCGCAGGGCTCACCGTCACGGGCTCCGACCGCAGCGACTCGAAGACAGCGGCGAAGCTGCGCGCCATCGGCATCCCCGTTGCGGTCGGTCACGATGCCGCGCACGTCGGCGACGCCGACACCATCGTGGTGACGAGTGCCCTCTGGCCCGACAACCCCGAGTACCTCTACGCCCGCGAGCACGGGCTCACCGTGCTGCACCGCTCGCAGGCACTGGCCTGGCTGTCGAACCGGCAGCGCCTCGTGGCCGTCGCCGGAGCGCACGGCAAGACCACCTCGACCGGCATGGTCGTGACCGGCCTGATCGAGCTCGACGCCGAGCCCAGCTTCGTCAACGGCGGGGTCATCTCCGAGCTCGGCACGAGCTCCGCCTTCGGCGACGGCGAGCTGTTCGTGCTGGAGGCCGACGAGTCGGACGGATCGTTCCTGCTCTACGACACCGCGGTCGCCCTCATCACCAACGTCGACCCCGACCACCTCGACCACTACGGCTCGGTCGAGGCCGTCGAAGACGCCTTCGTGCGCTTCGCCGACGCGGCATCGGAGTTCGTCGTCATCTCCTCCGACGACGCGGGGGCGCTGCGCGTCTCGTCGCGCCTGTCGCACCAGCGGGTGCTCACCTTCGGCGAGGCCGAGGGCGCCGATTTCCGGGTGCACTCCATCGAGACCGACGGCCCGGTGCGCTTCACCGTCGACCACGAGGGCACGAGCTACCCCGGTGTGCTGAGGGTGCCCGGCCGGCACAACGCGGTGAACGCCACGGGTGCGCTGGCCGTGCTGGTGGGTCTCGGCTTCGCTCCGGATGCGGCACTGGCCGCCATCGGGGCGTTCGGCGGCACCGGGCGCCGGTTCGAACTCCACGGCACCGTCGCGGGTGTGAGCGTGTACGACGACTACGCCCACCACCCCACGGAGGTCGACGCCGCTCTCACCGCCGCCCGCACCGTGGTGGGCGAGGGGCGCATCATCGCGGTGCACCAGCCGCACCTGTACAGCCGCACGAAGCTCATGGCGGGGGAGTTCGCCGAGACCCTCGAGCGCACCGCCGACTTCACCATCGTGCTCGAGGTGTGCGGGGCCCGCGAAGACCCCATCGAGGGCGTCACGGGCGAGCTCGTCTCGTCGCGCTTCGACGACCCGTCGAAGGTCGCCTACATCGACGACTGGCAGCGTGCCGCCGACTATCTCGCCGAGATCGCCCGTCCCGGCGATTTCGCCGTCACCCTGGGCTGCGGTGACGTGAACCTGATCGTGCCGCAGCTTCTGGAGTCGCTCGAACAGGTCGAGGGTCGCTCCGAGACCTCCGACGCACCCGTCGGCGCCGAGTGA
- a CDS encoding YggS family pyridoxal phosphate-dependent enzyme — protein sequence MTEPSLAERVERVESELTDAARSVGRARDELTLIAVTKFHPAALVRELYELGLRDVGENRHQEAREKAAELAGLEGLRWHFVGQLQSKKARQVREYASAVHSVDRDAVVAALAQPAEGQGALDCFLQINLTDDPARGGARPDDAVRLAELITAAPGLELLGVMAVAPLDEEPRAAFARLRGVSDAVRGVHPSATAISAGMSHDFREAIAEGATHLRIGTAITGNRPPRD from the coding sequence GTGACCGAACCCTCTCTCGCCGAGCGTGTCGAGCGGGTGGAGTCCGAACTCACGGATGCCGCCCGCTCGGTCGGTCGCGCCCGCGACGAGCTGACCCTCATCGCCGTCACCAAGTTCCACCCCGCCGCCCTCGTGCGGGAGCTCTACGAGCTGGGGCTCCGCGACGTCGGCGAGAACCGCCACCAGGAGGCGCGGGAGAAGGCGGCCGAGCTCGCAGGCCTCGAGGGCCTGCGCTGGCACTTCGTCGGCCAGCTGCAGTCGAAGAAGGCGCGCCAGGTGCGGGAGTACGCCTCGGCGGTGCACTCGGTCGATCGCGACGCCGTCGTCGCCGCCTTGGCGCAGCCGGCGGAGGGGCAGGGCGCGCTCGACTGCTTCCTGCAGATCAACCTCACCGACGACCCCGCCCGCGGCGGAGCGCGGCCGGACGACGCGGTGCGCCTCGCCGAACTCATCACCGCCGCTCCCGGGCTCGAGCTCCTGGGCGTGATGGCCGTCGCTCCGCTCGACGAGGAGCCACGGGCCGCCTTCGCCCGGCTGCGCGGGGTGAGCGACGCCGTGCGGGGAGTGCATCCGTCGGCGACGGCGATCTCGGCGGGCATGTCCCACGACTTCCGCGAGGCGATCGCCGAAGGCGCGACACACCTGCGGATCGGCACGGCAATCACCGGAAATCGACCACCCCGCGATTAA